AATTGAATGCACAGAAGGGCCACAGAACAGAATATCGTAAATCCAGCGACTCGCCGCCAAAGCATTAAGTacgtagccctgaagagggctgttcgGTTCTTCATGGAGTCCAGCAGCACGTGTTCTTGGGCTTGACACGGCCAGGTCTACACCGCCCTACAGGCTTGCCGCCCCTGGCAGCTCCCACTGCCAAGACACCTGCCCTTCATCCTTAAAATACTTGATGAACTGCTTGCGCGCCGAATTAGCAGCATTTGTGCAGTTGCGGGCCTTTGCTCCCTGCAAACCAAACACAGCAGCAGATGCCGCTCCTTGTCGCGAAGTGTCGTCACGGACACACCCGAACATGTCCTGGCAGTCCGCATATCCACGTGGGCAGTAAGTCGCTGAAGCGCTGGACGTTACGGATAAAAAGTTGTGAAGTATGCAGGTTGCCTTTACAATATTCTCCACAATTTGCGGCTGCAGGTTCATCTGCCTTTCATATATCTGCCAGCGGGGAACGAAAATCCTGAAGGCGTTCTCTATACATCGTCTAAACAAAGATAAACATATTCCGACctaaaaatgcaaaaaatgtCTAAAAAATGCACATGTGATTCTTTAAAAATTACGGTAGTAGACGTGCAGTAGAAGCCtgcaccaaattaaaaaaaaatggagcactAAATGGTGATGACATGTTGTGCACTGTGGTGCACAAAGACACCATCACTGTATAACACCAACATTGTATAGGCAATGTTACAATTaataaatgtgaaaaaaatattCACGTAGTTAAACCGAATACATAAACAGGTATCATTGCAGGATTACGGTTTAACAACTACGATATTAAACCTGATACGGTACAGACTAGGCACGGCTGAGGCGGTAGTTGAAGATGATCCCGTCAGCTTCAGTCCGGGTGCCCGGTAGTGGCCGCATGAAGTCGGGGCGCAGCTGGAAGGCTTCATCGCCAACAAACACATGAGGGCAAACTCTATCGGAGCCTGGTAGCTTAGCTGCCCGTGGCAGATTGAGTTTGCCCTGGTGCAGTCGTTTGACAATGGGGGAACTTTTGAAAATTCCCCCATCACTAAACCTCCCAGGTGCGCCCACATCAATAATGCGAAACAGGTACTGACTGCCAGCCACAGCCATGAGGACAATGGAGTGGGTGCTCTAGAAGCATTGGAAATAAGATTAACAACAAAGAATTCTTGTAATTGGAATCTTTCATTACACTTTGCTCCATTACAGTGTTGCAAGGCACACATGAAAAATGGTTACCGTTTCACTATATACAAGCTTTGCCTAGAGTATATACATGATTTTTCCATCTTCTCGTCCTCCTCTGCTACTCGCATATACCATCCCCTCTATGCTACAACTAGACGGAAGGCGCCCACAAGCCACTCTCCTTTGTCATCGTTGCATTTCTGAAACAAATCTCTCCCTCACTTCCCCACAATCATAAATAACGCTGTAAATGTTACATTCTCATATCAGATAAATTACTTGCTGCAGTCCTCTGCTTGCAGGTTGAAAAAAGAGAAGGATGGAATTGTATTCCACCCTTTTAACAAAGCGTACGAACAGGCTCTTCTCAAAATCATTTAAAAGCAGTAGGCTGTGTCTTATGCACAAGGATGTTCCCATAGAATACTCCTGTCAAATTGAGGAGTGTTTGCTTTTGCAAAGCTGACCCTTCAGCAGCAAATATGCTGCATGCAATACTGCAATGTTCTGTTCCATATCTTATAGTTGAAGTACAGGCTCCGAGCATTTCTTGGAAATGTAATACTCACGTGCTTGCCGTCCACAGCACCCAGGCAATTCGGGAACTGCCAGCGGCTGCCAAATCCTGAGGCGACGTCCCTCCATTCTTCCTCTGTAGGAGGCTGCCGGTGATTGGATGCAGACCAATCACCGGCAGACTTTAGTGCTGCATTATTCACATGTGTGCCCTCATGCTCTGTCTATATGCATGTGCTATTTAAGTTATGCCGCTACTTCAGCTGCTGCAAATCTCACTGTCACACACAGTACACTTTACGCCTGCTGGTTTCACCGAATTTAATCTGATG
This Dermacentor albipictus isolate Rhodes 1998 colony chromosome 1, USDA_Dalb.pri_finalv2, whole genome shotgun sequence DNA region includes the following protein-coding sequences:
- the LOC135909858 gene encoding uncharacterized protein — protein: MRAEEREFFTAMELMKNGDDSLFFKFYRRSPETFDGLHDMVRDRLTKEWACLEPILSGERLALTLRYLPPGTLVRDAALSRVGLETARKAIHLTCNVLREVLSPVYMKPPTEEEWRDVASGFGSRWQFPNCLGAVDGKHSTHSIVLMAVAGSQYLFRIIDVGAPGRFSDGGIFKSSPIVKRLHQGKLNLPRAAKLPGSDRVCPHVFVGDEAFQLRPDFMRPLPGTRTEADGIIFNYRLSRA